From a single Thioalbus denitrificans genomic region:
- a CDS encoding DUF3096 domain-containing protein — translation MTIHLQLMPVLALAAGIAILVVPRLLNYIVAAYLIAIGVIGLIR, via the coding sequence ATGACCATCCATCTGCAACTGATGCCGGTGCTCGCACTGGCGGCCGGCATCGCCATCCTGGTGGTGCCGCGGCTGCTGAACTACATCGTGGCCGCCTATCTCATCGCCATCGGGGTGATTGGACTGATCCGCTGA
- a CDS encoding gamma-glutamylcyclotransferase family protein, giving the protein MNAPLLYFAYGSNLHPLRLQRRTPSARLAGLAVLEGHLLRFHKRSDRDGSAKCDAWRTGRAGDRVLGAIYHLHPGEVETLDRFEGVGSGYLREVVEVLVDGAPRRAFTYRAQASHIDASVRPYDWYREYVLRGARYHGLPSAYLRRIESVAAIPDPDPERGPRELALALDLETFHP; this is encoded by the coding sequence GTGAACGCCCCGCTGCTTTACTTCGCCTACGGCTCCAACCTCCACCCGCTGCGGCTGCAGCGCCGGACGCCTTCGGCCCGCCTGGCGGGGCTGGCGGTGCTGGAGGGACACCTGCTGCGCTTCCACAAGCGCAGCGATCGGGACGGATCGGCCAAGTGCGACGCCTGGCGCACCGGCCGGGCGGGGGACCGCGTGCTGGGGGCGATCTACCACCTGCATCCCGGCGAGGTGGAAACGCTCGACCGCTTCGAGGGCGTGGGCAGCGGCTACCTGCGGGAGGTGGTGGAGGTGCTGGTGGACGGCGCGCCCCGGCGCGCCTTCACCTACCGGGCCCAGGCCAGCCATATCGATGCCTCGGTGCGGCCCTACGACTGGTACCGCGAGTACGTCCTGCGCGGGGCGCGCTACCATGGCCTGCCGTCCGCCTACCTGCGCCGCATCGAGTCGGTGGCTGCAATCCCCGATCCGGATCCCGAGCGGGGCCCGCGGGAACTGGCCCTGGCCCTGGACCTGGAGACTTTCCACCCATGA
- a CDS encoding nucleoside recognition domain-containing protein, with protein MNVVFFAIVLTAFLAAGWSQLAWDPAGGGTAPMEALSTAMVDSAAGAVDLAIGLVGVMTLFLGLMKVAEAGGMLTFIARLIRPLMTRLFPDVPAEHPAMGAMILNLSANALGLGNAATPFGIRAMQELDRLNDRPGVATDSMVLFLAINTSSVTLLPTGVIALRAAAGSADPAAILPTTLFATLCSTAVAIIGARIYRRFFPLPPLTAAPPREAGPEAPVAVGDGAAEPLPEEAGQAYPVWISYLALATLVALIPVTVAYGEVISPWILPGLMLGFLAFGVARRVRIYEVFVEGAKEGFQVAVRIIPYLVAILVAVGMFRASGAMDALVSAIGGVTSGVGLPAEALPMALLRPLSGSGAYGIMAAIINDPAIGPDSYVGYLVSTLQGSTETTFYVLAVYFGAVQVRRLRHGLATALTADVAGIAGAVAACSYLFGGAG; from the coding sequence ATGAACGTGGTTTTCTTCGCCATCGTGCTGACGGCGTTCCTGGCCGCCGGCTGGAGCCAGCTGGCCTGGGATCCGGCCGGCGGCGGCACGGCGCCCATGGAGGCGCTGTCCACGGCGATGGTGGACAGCGCCGCCGGGGCGGTGGACCTGGCCATTGGCCTCGTCGGCGTGATGACCCTCTTCCTCGGGCTGATGAAGGTGGCGGAGGCGGGCGGCATGCTCACCTTCATCGCCCGCCTCATCCGGCCCCTGATGACCCGCCTGTTCCCGGACGTCCCGGCCGAGCATCCGGCCATGGGGGCGATGATCCTCAACCTCTCCGCCAACGCCCTCGGACTCGGCAACGCCGCCACGCCGTTCGGCATCCGCGCCATGCAGGAGCTCGACCGGCTCAACGACCGGCCCGGCGTGGCCACCGATTCCATGGTGCTGTTCCTGGCCATCAACACCTCCAGCGTCACCCTGCTGCCCACGGGGGTGATCGCCCTGCGCGCGGCGGCCGGATCCGCCGACCCGGCGGCGATTCTCCCCACTACGCTGTTCGCCACCCTCTGCTCCACCGCCGTGGCCATCATCGGCGCGCGGATCTACCGGCGCTTCTTCCCCCTGCCGCCGCTCACCGCCGCGCCGCCCCGGGAGGCGGGGCCGGAGGCCCCGGTGGCGGTCGGCGACGGGGCGGCCGAGCCCCTGCCGGAAGAGGCCGGCCAGGCCTATCCCGTGTGGATCTCGTACCTGGCCCTGGCGACGCTGGTGGCGCTGATTCCGGTGACGGTGGCCTATGGCGAGGTCATCTCGCCCTGGATCCTGCCGGGGCTGATGCTGGGCTTCCTGGCCTTCGGCGTGGCGCGTCGGGTGCGCATCTACGAGGTGTTCGTGGAGGGGGCGAAGGAGGGTTTCCAGGTGGCGGTGCGCATCATTCCCTACCTGGTGGCCATCCTGGTCGCGGTGGGCATGTTCCGCGCCAGCGGCGCCATGGATGCCCTGGTCTCGGCCATCGGCGGCGTGACCTCGGGGGTGGGCCTGCCGGCCGAGGCGCTGCCCATGGCCCTGCTGCGGCCCCTGTCCGGCTCCGGCGCCTACGGCATCATGGCCGCCATCATCAACGACCCGGCCATCGGCCCCGACAGCTACGTGGGCTACCTGGTCAGCACCCTGCAGGGCTCCACCGAGACCACCTTCTACGTGCTGGCGGTCTACTTCGGCGCGGTGCAGGTGCGACGCCTCCGCCACGGTCTGGCCACGGCCCTGACCGCCGACGTGGCGGGAATCGCCGGGGCGGTGGCCGCCTGCAGCTACCTCTTCGGCGGGGCGGGGTGA
- a CDS encoding NYN domain-containing protein: MSGFHKVGVFVDAENIKINGGYQLRYDVLRRFAARDGGALLRLNTYLAYDPERAEHDPEYARKARSYQQMVRDYGWKVIEKQVRRYTDEDGNVTTKANADLDMAVDAMLQAENLDTVLLVTGDGDFLQVVSALQNRGCRVELLAFRNVSRELQRRVDAYHNGFLVPDLLPVSYEPRNDWGQAGAVVRGVCIKWFPDKGYGFLRFMKRIDPNIWITDTREPGSPYESVFCHANELAEGIGPDQLLNRENIFEFYLRESDRDEGGFAASNVRQIHTTGRTSWT; this comes from the coding sequence GTGTCCGGTTTTCACAAGGTCGGCGTCTTCGTCGATGCCGAGAACATCAAGATCAACGGCGGCTACCAGCTCCGCTACGACGTGCTGCGGCGTTTCGCCGCCCGCGACGGCGGCGCCCTGCTGCGGCTCAACACCTACCTCGCCTACGATCCGGAACGGGCCGAGCACGACCCGGAGTATGCCCGCAAGGCCCGATCCTACCAGCAGATGGTGCGGGACTACGGCTGGAAGGTGATCGAGAAGCAGGTGCGCCGCTACACCGACGAGGACGGCAACGTCACCACCAAGGCCAACGCCGATCTCGACATGGCGGTGGACGCCATGCTCCAGGCGGAGAACCTGGACACGGTGCTGCTGGTTACCGGCGACGGGGATTTCCTGCAGGTGGTCAGCGCCCTGCAGAACCGCGGCTGCCGGGTCGAGCTGCTGGCCTTCCGCAACGTCTCGCGGGAGCTGCAGCGCCGGGTGGACGCCTACCACAACGGCTTCCTGGTCCCCGACCTGCTGCCGGTCAGCTACGAACCGCGCAACGACTGGGGCCAGGCCGGCGCGGTGGTGCGCGGCGTGTGCATCAAGTGGTTTCCGGACAAGGGCTACGGCTTCCTGCGCTTCATGAAGCGCATCGATCCCAACATCTGGATCACCGACACCCGGGAGCCGGGCTCGCCCTACGAGAGCGTCTTCTGCCATGCCAACGAGCTGGCCGAGGGCATCGGCCCCGATCAGCTCCTCAACCGCGAGAACATCTTCGAGTTCTACCTCCGGGAGAGCGATCGCGACGAGGGCGGGTTCGCCGCCAGCAACGTGCGCCAGATCCACACCACCGGCCGCACCAGCTGGACCTGA
- a CDS encoding cupin domain-containing protein — translation MSAITWEHRVSPAKLEIMGVEAWPVWEKEVSTFPWTYDRQETCYFLAGEVVVTPEGGEPVRLGRGDVAVFPAGMSCTWEILKPVRKHYRLG, via the coding sequence ATGTCAGCCATCACCTGGGAGCATCGCGTCAGCCCGGCGAAACTCGAGATCATGGGCGTCGAGGCGTGGCCCGTCTGGGAAAAGGAGGTGTCCACCTTCCCCTGGACCTACGATCGGCAGGAGACCTGTTACTTCCTGGCGGGCGAGGTGGTGGTGACACCGGAGGGCGGTGAGCCCGTGCGCCTCGGGCGCGGGGACGTGGCGGTATTTCCCGCGGGCATGAGCTGCACCTGGGAGATCCTGAAGCCCGTGCGCAAGCACTACCGGCTCGGCTGA
- a CDS encoding lytic murein transglycosylase, with translation MRPLLSLPSLLLTLALPAAAAESVAFDAWLSALRAEAAGRGISAPVLDAALADVAPIPRVLELDRKQPEFTLSFAEYLERVVPDRRVRQGQRLLAQHRDLLESVAARYHVQPRFIVALWGIETDFGRLTGGFPVVGALATLAWEGRRRAFFRGELLDALQILEEGHVTPAAMQGSWAGAMGQPQFMPSSFRRFAEDFDGDGRRDIWGTRADVFASAANYLARSGWRDDQTWGREVRLPRGFDRSLLGLETGKRLSEWQALGVRRADGRDLPTRDLPASLVRPGGDTGPVYAVYDNYRVLMRWNRSTYFATAVGVLSDRIGGR, from the coding sequence ATGCGCCCGCTCCTCAGCCTGCCGTCCCTCCTGCTGACCCTGGCGCTTCCCGCCGCCGCGGCGGAGTCGGTTGCGTTCGATGCCTGGCTGTCCGCGCTGCGCGCCGAGGCGGCCGGGCGGGGGATCTCCGCGCCGGTCCTGGATGCGGCGCTGGCGGATGTGGCGCCCATCCCGCGGGTGCTGGAGCTGGACCGCAAGCAGCCGGAGTTCACCCTCTCCTTCGCGGAGTACCTGGAGCGCGTGGTGCCGGACCGGCGGGTGCGCCAGGGGCAGCGGCTGCTGGCGCAGCACCGTGACCTGCTGGAGTCGGTGGCCGCCCGCTACCATGTCCAGCCGCGCTTCATTGTCGCGCTGTGGGGCATCGAGACCGACTTCGGGCGCCTGACCGGGGGGTTCCCGGTGGTGGGGGCCCTCGCCACGCTGGCCTGGGAGGGACGGCGCCGGGCGTTCTTCCGCGGCGAGCTGCTGGATGCCCTGCAGATCCTGGAGGAGGGGCACGTGACGCCGGCGGCCATGCAGGGCTCCTGGGCGGGCGCCATGGGACAGCCCCAGTTCATGCCCTCCAGCTTCCGGCGTTTCGCCGAGGATTTCGACGGTGACGGCCGACGCGACATCTGGGGTACCCGGGCCGACGTCTTCGCCTCCGCCGCCAACTACCTGGCCCGCAGCGGCTGGCGCGACGACCAGACCTGGGGCCGCGAGGTGCGCCTGCCGCGGGGCTTCGACCGCTCACTGCTCGGCCTGGAGACGGGGAAACGGCTGAGCGAGTGGCAGGCCCTGGGTGTGCGCCGGGCCGACGGCCGCGACCTGCCCACCCGTGACCTGCCCGCCTCCCTGGTCCGGCCCGGCGGCGACACCGGCCCGGTCTACGCCGTCTACGACAACTACCGCGTGCTGATGCGCTGGAACCGCTCCACCTACTTCGCCACCGCCGTGGGCGTGCTCTCCGACCGCATCGGCGGGCGCTGA
- a CDS encoding NAD(P)/FAD-dependent oxidoreductase, with the protein MSGTEHCRAIIVGGGPAGSSCAWRLRRHGVECLVLDQAVFPREKLCAGWITPECLRDLELDPESYPHSFLTFERIRVHLGPLGFAMAATQHSIRRVEFDAWLLERSGAPVVQHQVKSIRAEGGGYVIDDRFSCDYVVGAGGTRCPVHRNLFREANPRARELQALALEQELPYEWSDADCHLWFFHKRLPGYSWYVPKAGGHLNLGVGAMAARLKRRGESIHDHWNNFTGQLARGGLVEREDYDPAGYSYYLRHGVETLRLDNAFLAGDAAGLATRDLCEGIGPAVRSGLLAADAIALGRPYSLASVSPWSLENRLARNWLDRRLTGG; encoded by the coding sequence ATGAGCGGCACGGAACACTGCCGCGCCATCATCGTCGGCGGCGGGCCGGCGGGCTCCAGCTGCGCCTGGCGGCTGCGCCGCCACGGCGTGGAGTGCCTGGTCCTGGACCAGGCCGTCTTCCCCCGGGAAAAACTGTGCGCCGGCTGGATCACCCCCGAGTGCCTGCGGGACCTGGAACTGGACCCGGAGAGCTATCCCCACAGCTTTCTCACCTTCGAGCGCATCCGCGTCCACCTGGGGCCGCTCGGCTTCGCCATGGCGGCGACCCAGCATTCCATCCGCCGGGTGGAGTTCGACGCCTGGCTGCTGGAACGCTCCGGGGCCCCGGTGGTGCAGCACCAGGTGAAGAGCATCCGTGCCGAGGGCGGGGGCTATGTCATCGACGATCGCTTCAGCTGCGACTACGTCGTGGGCGCCGGCGGCACCCGTTGCCCGGTCCACCGCAACCTGTTCCGTGAGGCCAACCCCCGCGCCAGGGAGCTCCAGGCCCTGGCCCTGGAGCAGGAGCTGCCCTACGAGTGGTCCGACGCCGACTGCCACCTGTGGTTCTTCCACAAGCGGCTGCCGGGCTACAGCTGGTACGTGCCCAAGGCCGGTGGCCACCTCAACCTGGGCGTGGGCGCCATGGCCGCCCGGCTCAAGCGGCGCGGCGAGTCCATCCATGACCACTGGAACAACTTCACCGGCCAACTGGCCCGGGGCGGGCTGGTGGAGCGGGAGGACTACGACCCGGCCGGCTACAGCTACTACCTGCGCCACGGCGTGGAGACCCTGCGCCTGGACAACGCCTTCCTGGCCGGCGACGCCGCCGGGCTGGCCACCCGGGATCTGTGCGAGGGCATCGGCCCCGCCGTGCGCAGCGGCCTGCTGGCCGCCGACGCCATCGCCCTCGGCCGCCCCTACTCCCTGGCATCCGTCTCCCCCTGGAGCCTGGAGAACCGCCTCGCCCGCAACTGGCTCGACCGCCGCCTCACCGGGGGATAA
- a CDS encoding SAM-dependent methyltransferase — translation MERVEHAEPAHTRTGVASAPTTASRTVSGPSSALERWLAGHMLAAMGDPAITLALWDGHEVNRGGGTPRGRIRVLDRTALWGLLRNPEVEFGEAYSRGTIVVEGDLPAFLECVYRTWYRPAESAADRLLRRLYRPNHPPRNTLARSRHNIHHHYDLGNDFYRLWLDEQMIYTCAYFPTREMGLEQAQVAKLDHVCRKLRLQPGDRVVEAGCGWGALALHMARHYGARVRAFNISTEQLAHARERARAEGLADRVEFIEDDYRNIGGECDAFVSVGMLEHVGTENYAEFGRVIDRILTAEGRGLIHTIGRDRPGLMNGWIERRIFPGAHPPSLKEMLDLFEPWGLSVLDVENLRLHYALTLKHWLERFEQVADQVEKRFDANFVRAWRLYLAGSMAAFNAGNLQLFQVTFARTGGNAIPWTRSHLYE, via the coding sequence ATGGAACGAGTGGAACACGCCGAACCGGCCCATACCCGCACCGGGGTGGCCTCCGCCCCGACCACAGCCAGCCGGACCGTCAGCGGTCCCTCCTCCGCCCTTGAGCGCTGGCTGGCAGGACACATGCTGGCCGCCATGGGCGATCCCGCCATCACCCTGGCGCTGTGGGATGGTCACGAGGTCAACAGAGGCGGTGGAACACCCCGGGGACGGATCCGGGTGCTGGACCGTACCGCCCTGTGGGGGCTGCTGCGCAACCCGGAAGTCGAGTTCGGTGAGGCCTACAGCCGTGGGACCATCGTGGTGGAAGGCGATCTGCCGGCCTTCCTGGAGTGTGTCTACCGCACCTGGTACCGCCCCGCCGAAAGCGCGGCTGACCGACTGCTGCGCCGCCTGTACCGCCCGAATCACCCGCCGCGCAACACCCTGGCCCGCTCCCGCCACAACATCCATCACCACTACGACCTCGGCAATGACTTCTACCGGCTGTGGCTGGACGAGCAGATGATCTATACCTGCGCCTACTTCCCCACCCGGGAGATGGGACTGGAGCAGGCCCAGGTGGCGAAGCTCGATCACGTCTGCCGCAAGCTGCGCCTGCAGCCAGGCGACCGGGTGGTGGAGGCGGGCTGCGGCTGGGGTGCGCTGGCCCTGCACATGGCGCGCCACTACGGCGCCCGGGTCCGCGCCTTCAACATCTCCACCGAGCAGCTGGCCCATGCCCGTGAACGGGCCCGGGCCGAGGGCCTCGCCGACCGGGTCGAATTCATCGAGGACGACTACCGCAACATCGGCGGCGAGTGCGACGCCTTCGTCTCCGTGGGCATGCTGGAACACGTTGGGACGGAGAACTACGCCGAGTTCGGGCGGGTGATAGACCGCATCCTGACCGCCGAGGGGCGCGGCCTCATCCACACCATCGGCCGCGACCGGCCGGGCCTGATGAACGGCTGGATCGAGCGGCGCATCTTTCCCGGCGCCCACCCACCGAGCCTGAAGGAGATGCTGGACCTGTTCGAGCCGTGGGGCCTCTCGGTGCTCGACGTGGAGAACCTGCGCCTGCACTACGCCCTCACCCTGAAGCACTGGCTGGAGCGGTTCGAGCAGGTGGCCGACCAGGTCGAGAAGCGCTTCGACGCCAACTTCGTGCGCGCCTGGCGGCTCTACCTGGCCGGCTCCATGGCGGCCTTCAACGCGGGCAACCTGCAGCTGTTCCAGGTCACCTTCGCCCGGACCGGAGGCAACGCCATCCCCTGGACCCGCAGCCACCTCTACGAATGA
- a CDS encoding YhcB family protein, translating into MEGQSIAWLPGILIFVIGLAVGGALTYLFIPGRRRQQQLLAQIAELQEKHKHYREEVTDHFSRTADLVNAMTQSYKAVYQHLAQGAESLCGDEAVNPALQFAEPRLIGEQSTAEGPPPRPAPHPTHQPHPPQPKPEATEPPPEPPPHGYAPGIRDKEEPAGKQATTRPGEPEPPKDYAPDA; encoded by the coding sequence GTGGAAGGACAGAGCATCGCCTGGCTGCCAGGCATCTTGATTTTCGTCATCGGCCTGGCCGTGGGCGGCGCCCTGACTTACCTGTTCATCCCCGGACGCAGGCGCCAGCAGCAACTGCTGGCCCAAATCGCGGAACTGCAGGAAAAGCACAAGCACTACCGCGAGGAGGTCACCGACCACTTCAGCCGCACCGCCGATCTGGTCAACGCCATGACCCAGAGCTACAAGGCGGTCTACCAGCACCTGGCCCAGGGCGCCGAGAGTCTCTGCGGTGACGAGGCCGTCAACCCGGCCCTGCAGTTCGCCGAACCCCGGCTGATCGGCGAGCAGAGCACCGCGGAGGGCCCGCCGCCGCGGCCCGCGCCGCATCCGACCCACCAGCCGCACCCGCCGCAACCCAAGCCGGAAGCGACCGAGCCTCCCCCGGAGCCGCCGCCCCATGGCTACGCACCGGGCATCCGGGACAAGGAGGAGCCGGCCGGGAAACAGGCGACCACCCGCCCCGGCGAGCCCGAACCCCCCAAGGACTATGCCCCGGACGCCTGA
- a CDS encoding pentapeptide repeat-containing protein, translated as MEIRNRITGSIIATFAGDSLAGADLTDMNLEHADLHEANLEGAHLVYANLRDANLVGARLINADLRGAHLNRANLSGADLTGAKFGDGTHGGAAVLVECNFSGADLRRVDLRLADLHQANLEHARLNEADLRGATLCMTNMRFTDLTGSLLIDADLREAELCDAMLSGAHLNSANLIHADLSRAHLGATTGSKAAVLNLANLRGAILHGARLDHTVIQEANLRDADLTDSDLSHASLTGSILRNANLTGADLSGVELFLVTLDYAHLSGARNAVIPPTKTGWR; from the coding sequence ATGGAGATCAGGAACCGCATCACCGGATCGATCATCGCCACCTTCGCGGGCGACAGCCTCGCGGGCGCCGACCTCACGGACATGAACCTCGAGCATGCCGACCTGCACGAGGCGAACCTGGAGGGCGCCCACCTGGTCTATGCCAACCTCCGCGACGCCAACCTCGTCGGCGCCCGCCTGATCAATGCCGACCTGCGCGGCGCCCACCTCAATCGCGCCAACCTGAGCGGCGCCGATCTCACCGGCGCGAAATTCGGCGACGGGACCCATGGCGGCGCGGCGGTCCTGGTGGAGTGCAACTTCTCCGGGGCGGATCTGCGGCGCGTCGATCTGCGCCTGGCGGATCTGCACCAGGCCAACCTGGAACACGCACGGCTGAACGAGGCGGACCTGCGCGGTGCCACGCTGTGCATGACCAACATGCGGTTCACCGATCTCACCGGGAGCCTCCTGATCGACGCCGATTTGCGCGAGGCCGAGTTGTGCGACGCCATGCTCTCCGGGGCGCACCTGAACAGCGCCAACCTGATCCATGCCGATCTCAGCCGCGCCCATCTCGGCGCCACCACGGGAAGCAAGGCGGCGGTGCTCAACCTGGCCAACCTGCGCGGAGCGATACTGCACGGGGCCCGGCTCGATCACACCGTCATCCAGGAGGCCAACCTGCGCGACGCCGACCTCACCGATTCCGACCTGAGCCACGCCAGCCTGACCGGCTCGATCCTGCGCAACGCCAACCTGACCGGCGCCGATCTGAGCGGCGTGGAACTGTTCCTGGTCACGCTCGACTACGCCCACCTCTCGGGTGCGCGCAACGCGGTCATCCCACCCACCAAGACCGGCTGGCGCTGA
- a CDS encoding thioredoxin family protein — MDGLDSANESPVMGALLLLLLLCLSPPVSAPLLAAPEESLDPLDFDDRPLSQEVRHPAWFKLSFLDLREDLRESVQAGKRGLIVYFGQKFCPYCRNLMEINFRQEDIVAYTRAHFDVVAIDIHGSGTVTDLAGREWDEGAFAEAQKANFTPTLVWYDSSGGEALRLRGYYPPYQFRAALEYVADGHYLVESFADYLERGAGVFSSDPDLLTEEPFFSSGPYMLDRSRRPAQTPLVVFFEQPRCHPCDVLHAGPLQDPAITARLRELEAVQLDRSAETPVITPAGERLTAREWSRRLGLFYTPTLLFFDEQGAEILRVDSVVQFYRLGNVLEYITSGAYRDFPDYRRWRDSGGDRPGG; from the coding sequence ATGGATGGGCTAGATTCCGCCAATGAGTCGCCGGTCATGGGTGCGCTGCTGCTCCTTCTTCTGCTCTGTCTGTCGCCGCCGGTTTCCGCGCCGCTGCTGGCCGCGCCGGAGGAGTCGCTCGATCCGCTCGATTTCGACGACCGCCCCCTGTCCCAGGAGGTCCGGCACCCGGCCTGGTTCAAGCTGAGCTTCCTGGACCTGCGCGAGGATCTGCGCGAGAGCGTGCAGGCGGGCAAGCGGGGGCTCATCGTCTATTTCGGCCAGAAGTTCTGTCCCTACTGCCGCAACCTGATGGAAATCAACTTCCGCCAGGAGGATATCGTGGCCTACACCCGTGCCCATTTCGACGTGGTTGCCATCGATATCCACGGCTCGGGCACGGTGACCGACCTCGCCGGGCGGGAGTGGGACGAAGGGGCGTTCGCGGAGGCGCAGAAGGCCAATTTCACGCCCACCCTGGTGTGGTACGACAGCAGCGGCGGCGAGGCGCTGCGGCTGCGCGGCTACTACCCTCCCTACCAGTTCCGCGCCGCCCTGGAGTACGTGGCCGACGGCCACTACCTGGTGGAGAGCTTCGCCGACTACCTGGAACGGGGCGCGGGCGTGTTCAGCTCCGATCCGGACCTGCTCACCGAAGAGCCCTTCTTCTCGTCCGGGCCCTACATGCTCGACCGCTCCCGGAGACCCGCGCAGACGCCGCTGGTGGTGTTCTTCGAGCAGCCCCGCTGCCACCCCTGCGACGTCCTCCATGCCGGACCCCTGCAGGACCCGGCGATCACCGCCAGGCTGCGGGAGCTGGAGGCGGTGCAGCTCGACCGGTCGGCCGAAACGCCGGTCATCACCCCCGCGGGTGAGCGCCTGACCGCCCGCGAGTGGTCGCGGCGGCTCGGCCTGTTCTACACCCCCACGCTGCTGTTCTTCGATGAGCAGGGCGCCGAGATTCTGCGCGTCGACTCGGTGGTGCAGTTCTACCGCCTCGGCAACGTGCTCGAGTACATCACCAGCGGCGCCTACCGCGACTTTCCCGACTACCGCCGCTGGCGCGACAGTGGCGGCGACCGTCCCGGCGGCTGA
- a CDS encoding alpha/beta hydrolase — translation MVEPSDFPCGKTPVMIPGPAGELEALCGCPREPAGATAVICHPHPLHGGTMHNKVVYTVARALEDLGLYTVRFNFRGVGASTGVFDAGRGETEDLLAVLRWAAGRRPGDRFWLAGFSFGSYVAARAVSRWATERLISIAPPVARFDFSEFPRPDCPWLVVQGDADEVVDPGAVFGWLEGLQPAPEVIRMEGAGHFFHGRLIELREQLKSALGA, via the coding sequence ATGGTGGAACCATCCGACTTTCCCTGCGGCAAGACCCCGGTCATGATTCCGGGTCCGGCCGGTGAGCTGGAGGCGCTGTGCGGCTGCCCGCGGGAGCCGGCCGGCGCCACCGCGGTGATCTGCCATCCGCACCCGCTCCACGGCGGCACCATGCACAACAAGGTGGTCTACACCGTGGCGCGGGCCCTGGAGGATCTGGGCCTGTATACGGTGCGGTTCAACTTCCGCGGGGTGGGCGCCAGCACCGGGGTCTTCGACGCCGGCCGGGGGGAGACCGAGGACCTGCTGGCGGTCCTGCGCTGGGCGGCCGGGCGGCGCCCGGGCGACCGTTTCTGGCTGGCCGGCTTCTCCTTCGGCTCCTATGTCGCGGCCCGGGCCGTATCGCGGTGGGCCACCGAACGGCTCATCAGCATCGCCCCGCCCGTGGCGCGTTTCGATTTCAGCGAGTTTCCCCGCCCCGACTGCCCGTGGCTGGTGGTGCAGGGGGACGCCGACGAGGTGGTGGACCCCGGCGCGGTGTTCGGCTGGCTGGAGGGGCTCCAGCCCGCGCCCGAGGTGATCCGCATGGAAGGCGCCGGCCATTTCTTCCATGGCCGTCTCATCGAGTTGCGCGAGCAGCTCAAGTCCGCCCTGGGAGCCTGA
- a CDS encoding CBS domain-containing protein, with the protein MEGCTMVEFYKRLVSKPLPAGTPVYRADRVLSGTVTLESPALDVMTDLKRVKVVTITADANLDDAINRMVCAGVRMLLVVDRDDAVMGVLTSRDLSGERPVEYASRERVARESIRVGDIMTPREQMEVLCMDDVERSRVGDLVETLRLAGRQHAVVVEKAGIAGQMAIRGIFSVTRIGRQLGVEIQPTGLVQSFAELEMVMNASTLRAAAV; encoded by the coding sequence ATGGAGGGTTGTACGATGGTGGAGTTCTACAAGCGGCTCGTGTCGAAGCCCCTGCCGGCGGGTACGCCGGTCTACCGCGCCGATCGGGTGCTGTCCGGGACGGTGACCCTGGAGAGTCCGGCGCTGGACGTGATGACCGACCTGAAGCGGGTCAAGGTGGTGACCATCACCGCCGACGCCAACCTGGACGATGCCATCAACCGCATGGTCTGTGCCGGCGTGCGCATGCTGCTGGTGGTGGACCGCGACGACGCGGTGATGGGGGTGCTGACCTCCCGTGACCTCAGCGGCGAGCGCCCGGTGGAGTATGCGTCCCGTGAGCGCGTGGCCCGGGAATCGATCCGGGTGGGCGACATCATGACCCCCCGCGAGCAGATGGAAGTGCTGTGCATGGATGATGTGGAGCGCAGCCGGGTGGGCGACCTGGTGGAGACGCTCCGTCTCGCCGGCCGCCAGCACGCGGTGGTGGTGGAAAAGGCCGGGATCGCCGGCCAGATGGCCATTCGGGGGATCTTCTCCGTCACCCGCATCGGCCGCCAGCTCGGGGTGGAGATCCAGCCCACGGGCCTGGTGCAGAGCTTCGCCGAGCTGGAGATGGTGATGAACGCCTCCACGCTGCGCGCCGCGGCGGTCTGA